TGGAACTCATCAATCACCAATGTGGGCCGACGAAGGTGTCCCATTCCTCTTCGTGAGCAACATCACGAGGGGCGAGATCGAAACGACCACTCAGAGGTTCATCAGTTTTGACACATGGTCAGAACTGACGCGGCGAACCCCTATTGAGGTCGGAGACCTGCTGTACTCCACGGTCGGGAGTTTCGGCATTCCTGCGCTAGTTCGTTCAGACGAGCCCTTCGCGTTTCAACGTCATATCGCACACATCAAACCGGATCGCGCCAAGGTGGACTCAACCTTTCTTGGCGCCCAACTGAAGTCCCCACTGGTGCGGCGACAGGCGGTCCGCGCTGCCCGAGGCGTGGCTCAGCCCACCGTGAACCTTGCGGACATCAAGAGGTTCGCCGTGGTCGTTCCCCCGATTGCTGATCAGCGCGCGTTCGCCAACGAGGCCGAAGCCGTCCGCACCCAACAGCTTGCAATGCGCCTTGTGAGTTCCCGCGAAGACGCCCTCTTCGCGTCCCTCCAGTCCCGCGCCTTCCGAGGAGAACTCTGATGAGCACAGTTCCAACCTGGGACCAGTACATGGCCCCTTCGCTGCAGGCCCTTGTAGACGGGGAGGTCCGTCGCGCGTATCAATGAGGACGTGTCTGCTCAGTTGCTCGACCGCCTCCATGCCCAGGAGCCGGCCTTCTTCGAGCAAGCGGTCCTCGACCTGCTGATGGCGTGAGCTACGGCGGCGCGGACGGCACCGCGACTCGTACTCAACTCTCCAACGACGGCGGCATCGACGGTGTGATCGACCAGGACGCCCTGGGTCTGAGCCGGGTGCACGTTCAGGCCAAGCGCTACGCCCCGACCACGCCGATCGGCCGGCCCGACATCCAGGCCTTCGTCGGTGCCATGGCTGACAGCCAGGCCAACCAAGGCGTCTTCATCACCACCGGCCGTTTCAGCTCTGGCGCGCGCGACTACGCCAACAACGTCCCCACCCGCGACGTGCTCCTCGACGGCCCGCGCATGGCCGCGCTCATGATCAAGTACGGCGTCGGCGTACAGGTGAAGCGCACCCTCCACATCGTCGAGATCGACGAAGATTTCTTCGAGTAGAGACGCGGCCGCGCTTCTGGCTGGGCGGGTATCAGGTCGAGGCGAGCTTCCGCACGACGTACTGGTTCAGGCTCATCCGCTCCTCGGCGGCGTGCATCACCAGGTTGCGATGAAGTCGTTCGCCGATACGCACGTTGAAGGTCCCCGAGAACTTCCGCTCCGAGAGTGGTTCGGGGATGGCCTCGCCGGTGCTGGCCATGTCCGCAACTACGTCAGCGAGGAGCTGTTCCAGCCCATCGATCGCCGCGGCGCGAGATCCCGCGAGCCAGGACAACGAAGGGAACTCAAGGCAGGTGGCGACGTACTCGCTGTCTTCAGCAGACCAAGTCACCCGGTAGGTGTAGTGGGCCACGTTCACCTGTGGGCGGTCCAGCGTGTCCATCACATAGCCTCCTTCTTGTCGATAGCCGCGAGCACCTGACGAACCTGGTACGCCTTCGCCTTGCCTTTGTCGTTCTGAATGTTGACTCGGGGATCGCCGGGCCAGGGCATCTTGAACACCGCGTGGGAAGTCCCTGCCTGCCGGGGCTTCCCGAAGTAGTGCTCGCAGACTTTGTGAAGATCGTTGAAGGCGACGTTGTGGGGGTTGCTCCTCAGAGCCCTCACGATCTTGCTTACGGATGTCATTGGCATGGTACCGCAGGCAGTACCACACCTGCCAGGTCTCGCGACAGCTTGGCCACCCGGCGCGCAATCCAGACCTCGGCCTCGCCGGCTTTGCACCGCGCCCACACGCGCGGCAGCCGATGCCGCAGGTCGAGCACGTCGGCGATCGCGTGCGCGCCGCCCATTGAGCCATGGCTTCCAGCTCATCGACGTCAACCAACCGCCTCCGCGCCACCGCATCCGACGCTGCGGCGAGCGTGGCCGCGGCGTCGAGGGAGTCGAAGGAGGAGGTCATATGAACAAGCTAGAGGTGACCACCGACGGTTTGGATTGGGCGGAACCGACAGGGATGGACCGCAGTTATATCGCCCGCGATAACACCCCGATAAGGTGGCGTGCATGGACATTCGTGCGGAGCGGCTCGCGGCTGGGCTCAGCCAGTCGCAACTCGCCCGCGCCGCGCGGGTGCCGCAGCCCAATCTTTCGGCGTACGAGAACGGCCGGCGCAGCCCGAGCCCCGAGGTGATGCAGCGCATCGTGCGTGTCTTGCAGGGCCGTCCGTCCCTGCGCGTCGCGGAGCATCGCGACAGCATCCGTGCCCTGGTAGCCGATCATCACGCACTCCACCCGCGCCTGTTCGGCTCGGTTGCACGCGGCGATGACGAGCCAGGATCGGACGTCGACCTGCTGGTGGAGTTCACCGACGAAGCCACTCTCCTCGACGAGGTCGGGCTGCGGCTGGCTCTGCGTGACCTGCTCCAGGTCGAGGTCGATGTGGTCGCCGACGACGGGCTCCGGGGCGAACTCCGCGAGCGCATCCTGGGCGAAGCGGTGCCCGTGTGAACGACTCCCACTCCAAGGCAATCGACGTGGCCGGCCGCGTGGTCTCCGTGTGTGACGTGCTGGCCGAGATTGTCCGCGGAAGTGACATCGACGCCTTTGTTACCGACGTACGCACCCAATGGGCTGTCGAGATGGGCCTCATCCGGATCGGCGAAGCGATCAACCGCATCCCCGCCGACGTGTTGACCGACTTCCCCGATCAGCCCTGGCGTCAGATCATCGCGATGCGCAACTTCGCGGCACATCAGTACGACGACCTCGACCCGCGCCGCGTCTGGCGCACTTTGACCGGTGACGTGCCAGCTCTGCGCGCCTACCTCAACGACACCGTGATCCCCGGGCTCTCATCGTGAGCAATTTCGCCTTCGTTAAGCAGACGCTGCCGGCGGTCCACGCCGACTGCGCCCGCGCGGAGGCCTACCTCACCACCGACCCGCGCACCTCCTGCATCTACGCGCGGCGTGCGGCTGAGTTGCTCGTGGGTCATCTGTACGACGTACTCGCGCTGCCTGCGCCGTACAAGGATGACCTCAGTGCCCGCATCAACGCGCCCGCGTTCAAGACCGCGACCGGCCTCGGCGTCAACGCCAAGCTCAACCTGATCCGCCACCTCGGCAACAGCGCCGTGCACGCGCAGGCGCCGATCCAGCCGCAGTCGGCGGTCAACGCCATACGCGAACTCCACCACGTGATGACGTGGGCCGCCTTCCATCACTCGCCCCAACCCGGCGCCGTGCCCACGGGAGCGCAGTTCGACCCCACGCTCGCCAGCAAAATGGCGCCCCTCTCGCGCGCGGAAGTGCAGAAGCTCGCGGACACCTTCAAGAAGCAGGACGAAGCGCACGCCGCCGCGCTGAGCGAGAAGGATGAACTCCTCGCCGCCCACGAAGCCGAGATCGCCCGGCTGCGCGAGGAGATCAAGGCAGCCCAAGCCGCCAACACCAAGCCCGACGACCACGACTACGACGAGGCCACCACCCGCGACGTCTTCATCGACGTGCTGCTCGGGCAGGCGGGCTGGGTTTCGACAGGCTCCGGGGTGCGGCTCGAACGTGAATACAGAGTCGCGAGCATGGGGGTTTCGACAGGCTCAACCACCGAGAAGGTCGGGTATGCCGACTACGTGCTGTGGGGCGCCGACGGCCTCCCGCTCGCGGTGGTCGAGGCCAAGCGCGCGAAGAAGAGCGCTGCCATCGGCCAACAACAAGCCACGTTGTACGCCGACGCGCTGGAGCGCGAGTTCGGCCGACGGCCGGTGATGTTCTGGACCAACGGATACGAGCACTGGATCTGGGATGACGTATCCGGATATCCGCCGCGCCAGGTGCACAGCTTCTATACGCGCGACGAGCTGGAGCTGATGATCCAGCGCCGCCACACGCGCCTCCCGCTGGCTGGTCAGCCGATCGATGTGGACATCGTCGAGCGTCCCTATCAGCACCGAGCGATCCGGGCCGTTGGCGACGCCTTCGACCGCAAGCAGCGCGAGGCCCTCCTCGTGATGGCCACCGGCTCCGGCAAGACCCGCACCGTCATCGCGATGATCGACCAGTTGATGAAGACCAACTGGGTCAAGCGCGTGCTCTTCCTCGCCGATCGCAAGGCGCTGGTCAACCAGGCCGCCAACGCCTTCAAGCAGCACCTGCCCGATGCCACGACGGTCAACCTGATCACGGACAAGGACGTCGACGGACGCGTCTACGTGTCGACGTACCCCACGATGTTGAACCTGCTCAACGACGTCGACGACAAGGGTCTGCGCCGCTTCGGGCCGGGGTACTTCGACCTGATCGTGATCGACGAGGCGCACCGGTCGGTGTATGCGAAGTACGGCTTCATCTTCGACTACTTCGACGCGATGCTCGTCGGTCTCACCGCGACGCCGAAGGACGAGGTCGACCACAACACGTACCGCCTGTTCCACCTCGAAGACGGCGTCCCGACCGATGCGTACTCCTTGGAGGAGGCCGTCTCTGACGGCTACCTCGTGCCGCCGCGAGGGGTGAAGGTCGACACCTTCTTCATGCGCGAAGGAATCCGATACGCCGACCTCAGCGATGACGAGCGCGACGAGTGGGATGCGCTGGAGTGGGGAGACGACGGCCCGCCGAGTGAGGTGGGATCCGGGGAGTTGGACCGCTTCCTCTTCAACGAGGACACCACCGACAAGGTGCTCGCCAAGCTGATGTCCGACGGGCGCAAGGTCGCGGGCGGTGACCGGCTCGGCAAGACCATCATCTTCGCCAAGAACCAGGCCCACGCGGAGTTCATCGGCCGGCGCTTCGACGTGGGCTGGCCACATCTGGCCGGGCAGCACGCGCGGGTGATCACGCACGCGACGCCGTACGCCCAATCGCTGATCGACGACTTCTCGATCAGGGACAAGGCGCCCCACATCGCGATCAGCGTGGACATGCTCGACACCGGCATCGACGTGCCCGAGGTCGTCAACCTGGTGTTCTTGAAGACGGTGCGCTCGAAGTCGAAGTTCTGGCAGATGATCGGGCGCGGCACGCGGCTTTGCCCCGACCTATACGGCCCCGGCCAAGACAAGGAAGATTTCTTCGTCCTCGACTTCTGCGGCAACCTGGAGTACTTCAGCCAGGACCTGCCCGGCAGTGAAGGCTCGGTCCAGAAGTCGCTCACGCAGCGGATCTTCGAATCAAGGCTCGGGCTCGTGACCGCCCTCGACGCGTCGGGAGAGCACGCCGACCTGCGCGCCTCGACGGCCAAGATCCTGCACGCGTTCGTGTCCGGGATGACGCTCGACAACGTGCTCGTACGTCCACATCGGCGGGCGGTGGAGCGGCTGTCGGAGGCGTCGACGTGGGAGCGGTTGACGCCCGAGGACGCCGAGGCCGCGCTCGTGCTCGGCGGCCTGCCCACCACCGAGCAGGACAACGACGAGGACGCGAAGCGCTTCGACCTGTTAGTGCTGCGGCGTCAGGTCGCGCAGCTTGATGGCGACGCCGTGACCGCCGAGAGGTTGCGCGAGACGATCCAAGCCATCGCCTCAGCGTTGCTCGCCAAGACCACAATCCCGTCGGTGGCCGAGCAGGCAGTGTTGCTCGAATCGATCGCCAGCGAGGAGTGGTGGATCGACGTCACGCTCCCGATGCTGGAGCTGGTGCGCGTGCGGATTCGCGCGCTGGTGCGGTTCGTGGAGAAGTCGCGGCGGAACCCGGTCTACACCGACTTCGTTGATGAACTCGGCCAGTCCAGCGAGGTCTCGCTGCCCGGGATCACGCCGGCCGTGGACTTCGAGCGGTTTCGGGCCAAGGCGCAGGCCTATCTGCGCGAGCACGAGGAGCACATCGCGCTTCAGCGGCTGCGGCGCAACCGGCAGCTCACCGGTGAGGACCTGGCCGCACTGGAGCAGATGCTGATCGAGGCCGGCGCAGACCGTGGTCACCTCGCTCGGGCCGCTGGCCACGATGGCGGCCTCGGTGTCTTCATCCGCTCGCTCGTCGGGTTGGATCGAGTGGCCGCGCAAGAGGCGTTCGCCGGCTACCTCGATGAAAGCCGCTTCTCCGTGCAGCAGATTCGCTTCATCGACATGGTCATCGACGAGCTCACGGCGAACGGCGCGATGGAGCCGGCGCGGTTGTTTGAGTCGCCGTACACCGACAACGCACCGACCGGCCCGGAGTTCTTCTTCCCCGGCCAGGTCGGCGACCTCGTCGCGATCCTTGATGACGTGACCGCGCGCGCGACGGTGGCGGCGACGGGCTGAGTCATTTGGACCGAAGAACTGCGGCCGTAGGGGGCACGCCTGCGCGCCAGATCGACACCCTGGCCGCAGTTCTTCCCAGGATTGGGGGTCAGTGTCCGGCGTGGTCGAGAGCCTCGGTGGCTTTCGACCGGCCGAGCTCGATCAGTTCGTTGGCGCGGTGGAATTCGAGCGTACGAGCGGCAGCCAGCGGGATCGACACCATCACGTCCGGCGGATTGGTCGCCACGTGATAGCGCGAGATGGCCGCCTGCATCGTCTCGAACGACCCGAGCATCACATCCATCGCGCGCAAGTCGGGCTTCTTGGGTTTCTTCCTACGGCTGCGTACGGGGATCCGCGATCGGGCTGACCGGCGCGACCCCTTGGCGACTTCTGCTGACTCGGCGGGGATTTCTGCTGACTCGGCGGGGATTTCTGCTGACTCGGGTTCGGCGTCGGTAGCCGAGAACCCGATCCGGCGCAGCCAGGTGCGCTGGTCTCCACTGACCGAAGCCTCCTCGTGCACCGGCGACCCGCCGATCCGGCCGCGGTCGGCGGCCGAGAGGTCGACCGCCACGGTCAGATCAGCATCGACGCCGAGGATCGGGCCGACCGGCAGCGGGTTCAAGATGCCACCGTCGACGAGGAAGCGCCCACCCATCTCGACCGGGGTCAGCGCCCCCGGAATCGCGATCGAGGCCCGGATCGCCGCCATCAGCGGGCCGCGCTGGAACCACACCTCGCGCTGATTGGTCAGATCCGCCGCCACCGCAGTGAACGGGATCGACAGTTCCTCGATGTGGGTGTCACCAAGGAATCCCTCGATCTTCTCGATGATCTTGTTGCCGCGCACCGCGCCGGGTCCGGAGATCGAAGGGTCCATCAAGCGCAACACGCCACGCTGGGTCAGCGTGCGGGCGTACGCCGCGAACTCCTCGTCCTGGCCCGCCGCCGCGAGCCCACCCACGAGAGCACCCATCGACGTACCTGCGATGGCGACGACCTCGTGGCCGCGCTCTCGCAGCACTTCGAGTACGCCGAGGTGGGCATACCCGCGGGCCCCGCCCGCACCCAGTACGAGTGCCACTCTCACGGCCGCAAGCCTGCCAGAGCAGCGGCACGTACGACTTCGGTGAGTCGGTCGAGCAGGGGTGAGTCCAGGCGCCAGCGCTGCCAGTACAACGGCACGTCCAGGCGGTCTCGGCCCAACCTGACCACCTCTCCGCGGGCCAGAGCATCGGCTATCTGGGGCTCCGGCAGCATCGCCCAACCCAGGCCCGCCTCTACCGCAGCGCAGAAGTCGCTCGACGACGGCACCTGGTGTACGACCGCGGGCCGCTCGATCCCACGCGCGGTCAACTGCTGATGTTGCAGGCGGTCCTTGGCATTGAAGACCACGACCGGCATCCGCGCCCAGTCCAGCCGATTGCCGCGGCGCCACCGATCCGCGAAGTCGCGCGTGGCGACCGGCAGATAGCGCAGCGTGCCCAACAGTTCGACCGAGCACCCCTGTACGGCGGTCGGGTCGCTGGTCACCGCGGCAAGCACCCGCCCGGCGCGCAGCAGTTCCTGCGAGTGCTCTTGATCCTCGATCGTGAGTCGAAGGGCGACTGGCGCGTCCCAGTCTGCGATGTCAACGAGGGCAGGTCGAAGCCAGGTAGCCAGCGAGTCGGCGTTGACGGTCACCGCAAGTTCGGCGGCTGCGTACTCCCCGAGCGCCGCTTCGGCCTCGGTAAGCAAAAGCGCCGTCTGACGGCCCAGTTTGGCCAACTCGGCCCCGGGCTCGGTGAGCTTCGCAAGGCTGCGTACGACTGACCAACACTCGCCCGGCCGCCGTTTCCAGCGCTCGAATCCGTTGACTGACCGCGCTCGGCGTCAATTGCAGCCGACGTGCGGCGGCCTCGAAAGAACCCTCGTCCGCGATCGCCACCAACGCAGCGAGTTGGCCTGGGTTCAGTTCCATGGAGTCAGTGAAGCACTTCTAATGTTCCTGAAGAAACATTCGCTGGCATGAACTGGTCGTCGTCCTTAGATTCGTCGTGTGAACGACTTGATCCCCGGCCTGCTCACCGGGCTCGCGCTGATCGTGGCGATCGGCGCCCAGAATGCGTACGTCCTGCGCCAAGGCATCCGGCGTTCGCACGTCGGCCTCGTGGTGGCGATCTGCGCTGTGTCGGACGTCGTGCTGATCGTCGCCGGCGTGTCGGGCATCGGCACGATCGTCGACCGAGCGCCGACGGCGATCGAAGTCGTACGCTGGCTCGGCGTTGCCTTCCTGACGTGGTACGGCCTGTCGTCGCTGTGGCGGGCACGTCGCGCCGACGCACTGTCAGCCTCCGGCGAGGTAGTGGACGCCCGGCGCTCCGTCGCACTCAAAGCGCTCGCGTTGACCTGGCTCAACCCGCACGTCTATCTCGACACGGTGCTGTTGCTGGGGTCCGTCGCCAACACCCACGGCTCGCCGGGGCGCTGGTGGTTCGCCGCCGGTGCGTGCCTGGGGTCGATCCTGTGGTTTTCCGGGTTGGGCTTCGGCGCCCGGCTGCTCGCCCCGGTGTTGGCGCGCCCTCGGGCCTGGCAGGTGCTCGACGTACTGATCGGGATCGTGATGCTGCTGATCGCGCTCAAGCTGGCGATGGGCTAACGACTCGCCTGATCCCGCAGTCCCTGTGGTTTCGATCGGAGTCGCGGATCGGCACCGTGACTGAACCTCACGCCCGTTGCGGTGCCTAGCGGTGTCACCCAGTGGCACCTGCAAGGACCGCAAGGCGTGGCGTGGGTTCGAGCCCTTCGAGACGCCGACTTCGTCGGCTCCTCGGGAACCAACGCGCCTTCGGCGCTCCTCAAACGGTCAACCGGTCGCGGTCAGCGCCTCATCGATCGCGGCGATCCCCTCGCGGGCCAGTTCGTGGTCGATGTTGAGCGCGGGCACGACATGGATCCGGTTGAAGTTCACGAACGGCAGCACGCCGCGCTCCTTGAGTGCGCCGACGATCGCGTTCATCTCCGGGCTCGTCCCGCCGTACGGCGCCAGCGGCTCGCGGGTCTCGCGGTCGGCGACGAACTCGATCGCCCAGAAGGCACCGACCCCGCGTACCTCCCCGATGCGGTCGTGCTTGTCGGCCAGGTCGCGCAGGGCCGGGCCGATCACATCCGTTCCCAGCAAAGCAGCCGCCTCGACGGCCCCCTCATCCTCCATCGCAGTGATCGCGCCGACCGCCGCTGCACAGGCCAGCGGGTGGCCGGAATAGGTCAGTCCGCCGGGATAGACGCGCTCGGCGAACGTACGGAAGATCTTGTCGCTGATCGCCACACCGCCGAGCGGCACATAGCCCGAGTTCACGCCCTTGGCGAATGTCAGCAGGTCGGGGACCACGTCGTCGAGCTCGACGCCGAACCACTTGCCCGTACGCCCGAAGCCGGTCATCACCTCGTCGGCGATGTAGACGATGTCGTGGCGGTCGCACAGTTCGCGTACGCCTCTCAAATAGCCCGGCGGCGGCACCATGATCCCCGCCGTGCCGGGGATGGATTCGAGCATGATCGCGGCGATCGTGCCCGGGCCTTCCAGCGCGATCACCTGCTCCAGGTGCTCCAGCGCGCGCTGGCATTCCTCGGCCTCGGTCGTCGCGTGGAAAGCGCTGCGGTAGAGGAACGGGCCGAAGAAGTGCACGGTGCCGTTGTCGCCCTGATCGTTGGCCCACCGCCGCGGGTCACCGGTGACGTTTATCGCCAGATGCGTACCCCCGTGGTACGACCGATAGATCGACAACACCTTCTGCCGCCCGGTGTGCAGCCGCGCCATTCGGATCGCATGTTCGTTGGCGTCGGCACCGCCGTTGGTGAAGAAGACCTTGTCGAGATCCCCCGGGGTGTGACTGGCGATCAGGCGCGCGGCCTCGGAGCGCGCGCCGTTCGCGTGCTGCGGCGCGATCGTGCACAACTGCGCAGCCTGGGCCTGGATCGCCTCGACGATGCGCGGATGCTGATGCCCGAGATTGGTGAAGACCAACTGCGAACTGAAGTCGAGGAACTTGCGACCCTCGCCATCCCAGACGTACGACCCCTCGGCCTTCGTGACGACCATCGGGGAGATGAGTTCCTGGGCCGACCAGGAGTGGAAGACGTGGGCCCGGTCGAGTTCGTACGCGCGGGCGGGGTCGGTCAAGTTGGCCATGGCCGACCATAGCGCCCGATTCCGCGATACAACCTGCGTATGCGCCGAGACATCTTGCCTGTGCTCGCGATCGGAGCCGCCTGGTGGCTTTTCAGTGATCTGGCCGCCGTGTGGGGGCCGTCACTGATCACCATCTTCGGGCAGGCGGCCGAGACTCCGGCAGAGCTGATGGGCCTCTTCGCGCTCGGGTGCGTGCTGAGTTCGTACGTCGTGGTCGCGCTCGCGCGTCGACTCCCCACCGCCGCGCTGGGGATCGCCATCCTTTGCCGGATCGTGCTGCAATTTCAGCCGGGCGGACAGGTGCAGTTGTACGTCGCCTCGCTCGGCGTCGCAGCCGCGCTGGCGTGGCTGTCGATGCTGGTCGCCCGTCAGGCGTCGATGACCGCTCAGGGCATCTGCTTGGGCTGGTTGCTGTCGGCGACGGCCGCTGCAGTCGGCGGCACCTGGCTCGCCGTGTGGCGTCTCGACGTGACCGGCATCGGCACCCTGGGGGTGCTGCTGGTGCTCAACACCGTGGGATTGCGGGTGGACGTGGGCGAGTCTGCACCTAGTCGTCGGCTTGCCTGGTCGGTGTTGCCCGTCGGCGTCGTGGCGGGCATCGCGATCGTCAACGCCGGCCGCGCTTCGGCGCTCAACCCCGACCACGGGCCGACTTTGCTGGTGGTCGGCTGCGCGCTCGCGTCGATGCTGATGTCGCTGCCGCTTTCTCGCTTTGTCGGTCTGGGCCTGACAGGGGTGGGTCTGATCGCTATTTGCCTGAGCCTGATCGTCACCGCTCGACGCGACGGCATCCCGGGCGTGCTCACCGACTGGTCCGAGCTCGCACTGCTGGTGGGTCCTGCCGGACTGGCCGAACTCCTGCGGCACGAATCGGGTGCTCGTACGTCCGGAGCGCGCGCCGTGCTCGGCGGTGCGGTGTTGTGGGTGGTGCTGTTCTTCGCCTATTACGCCGGCTATGACCTGGGCTATCGCGCGGACTGGCTGATCGTCGGCGTCACGGCGGCACTCGTGATCGCGTACGGCGTGGCGAGCGTCAGCCGGATCCGGGTCGTACCCGATCAATTCGGCGCCGCAGCCGCAACCGGCGGCGTCGCGGTCGTCCTAGCCCTGCTCGCCGCGCCAGCCCTGCCCTCGATTAGCTCGTCATCGTTCGCGCCGCCCGAGTTGGAGGTGGTGACGTACAACCTGCGGATGGGCTATGGCATGGACGGGCGTTTTGACCCCCGCGCGGTCGCGGAGGTCATCGGCGATGCCGACGTCGCGATGCTCCAGGAGGTCGACCGGGGGTGGTTCCTCAACGGTGGTCAGGATCAGTTGGCGATCCTGGCTCGGCTGACCCACAAGAACTTGTATTTCAATCCGGCCGCAGACCAGATCTGGGGGGACGCGATCCTCACCAGCCTGCCCGTCGAAAGCGTCACCGGCGAGCCGCTCTCGTCGTACGACGCCGTCACCGGCGCTGGTCTCCTGGCACTGCATGTCGACCTGCACGGCACACCGATGTGGCTGATGTCGACGCATGTGCAGCCGACGACGGCGCGTGAGGACGGGACCATCGATCAGGCGCGTGAGATTGCCGCGCTGGCAGAGCGGGGCGGTGCCGACGAGCGCGTGATCTTGGCGGGCGATTTCAACTTCGAACCCGGCTCGCCCTCGTTTCAGGCGATTCTCGGGTCGGGGCTTGTCGATGCCCTCGCCTCTCAACGCCCGGTCATGACCTCCGACTCGGTCTCTGCTGAGGAGCAGATCGACCACGTCTTCGCATCGTCGCACTTCGCGACCGTCTCAGCGTCGGCTGTCGATTCGCACGCGTCGGACCACCTGCCCGTACGCGTGGTGCTGAAGTTGCGCCCA
The DNA window shown above is from Nocardioides sp. and carries:
- a CDS encoding restriction endonuclease; its protein translation is MSYGGADGTATRTQLSNDGGIDGVIDQDALGLSRVHVQAKRYAPTTPIGRPDIQAFVGAMADSQANQGVFITTGRFSSGARDYANNVPTRDVLLDGPRMAALMIKYGVGVQVKRTLHIVEIDEDFFE
- a CDS encoding toxin-antitoxin system HicB family antitoxin; protein product: MDTLDRPQVNVAHYTYRVTWSAEDSEYVATCLEFPSLSWLAGSRAAAIDGLEQLLADVVADMASTGEAIPEPLSERKFSGTFNVRIGERLHRNLVMHAAEERMSLNQYVVRKLAST
- a CDS encoding toxin HicA gives rise to the protein MTSVSKIVRALRSNPHNVAFNDLHKVCEHYFGKPRQAGTSHAVFKMPWPGDPRVNIQNDKGKAKAYQVRQVLAAIDKKEAM
- a CDS encoding helix-turn-helix domain-containing protein, coding for MDIRAERLAAGLSQSQLARAARVPQPNLSAYENGRRSPSPEVMQRIVRVLQGRPSLRVAEHRDSIRALVADHHALHPRLFGSVARGDDEPGSDVDLLVEFTDEATLLDEVGLRLALRDLLQVEVDVVADDGLRGELRERILGEAVPV
- a CDS encoding DUF86 domain-containing protein translates to MNDSHSKAIDVAGRVVSVCDVLAEIVRGSDIDAFVTDVRTQWAVEMGLIRIGEAINRIPADVLTDFPDQPWRQIIAMRNFAAHQYDDLDPRRVWRTLTGDVPALRAYLNDTVIPGLSS
- a CDS encoding DEAD/DEAH box helicase family protein, which produces MSNFAFVKQTLPAVHADCARAEAYLTTDPRTSCIYARRAAELLVGHLYDVLALPAPYKDDLSARINAPAFKTATGLGVNAKLNLIRHLGNSAVHAQAPIQPQSAVNAIRELHHVMTWAAFHHSPQPGAVPTGAQFDPTLASKMAPLSRAEVQKLADTFKKQDEAHAAALSEKDELLAAHEAEIARLREEIKAAQAANTKPDDHDYDEATTRDVFIDVLLGQAGWVSTGSGVRLEREYRVASMGVSTGSTTEKVGYADYVLWGADGLPLAVVEAKRAKKSAAIGQQQATLYADALEREFGRRPVMFWTNGYEHWIWDDVSGYPPRQVHSFYTRDELELMIQRRHTRLPLAGQPIDVDIVERPYQHRAIRAVGDAFDRKQREALLVMATGSGKTRTVIAMIDQLMKTNWVKRVLFLADRKALVNQAANAFKQHLPDATTVNLITDKDVDGRVYVSTYPTMLNLLNDVDDKGLRRFGPGYFDLIVIDEAHRSVYAKYGFIFDYFDAMLVGLTATPKDEVDHNTYRLFHLEDGVPTDAYSLEEAVSDGYLVPPRGVKVDTFFMREGIRYADLSDDERDEWDALEWGDDGPPSEVGSGELDRFLFNEDTTDKVLAKLMSDGRKVAGGDRLGKTIIFAKNQAHAEFIGRRFDVGWPHLAGQHARVITHATPYAQSLIDDFSIRDKAPHIAISVDMLDTGIDVPEVVNLVFLKTVRSKSKFWQMIGRGTRLCPDLYGPGQDKEDFFVLDFCGNLEYFSQDLPGSEGSVQKSLTQRIFESRLGLVTALDASGEHADLRASTAKILHAFVSGMTLDNVLVRPHRRAVERLSEASTWERLTPEDAEAALVLGGLPTTEQDNDEDAKRFDLLVLRRQVAQLDGDAVTAERLRETIQAIASALLAKTTIPSVAEQAVLLESIASEEWWIDVTLPMLELVRVRIRALVRFVEKSRRNPVYTDFVDELGQSSEVSLPGITPAVDFERFRAKAQAYLREHEEHIALQRLRRNRQLTGEDLAALEQMLIEAGADRGHLARAAGHDGGLGVFIRSLVGLDRVAAQEAFAGYLDESRFSVQQIRFIDMVIDELTANGAMEPARLFESPYTDNAPTGPEFFFPGQVGDLVAILDDVTARATVAATG
- a CDS encoding patatin-like phospholipase family protein — its product is MRVALVLGAGGARGYAHLGVLEVLRERGHEVVAIAGTSMGALVGGLAAAGQDEEFAAYARTLTQRGVLRLMDPSISGPGAVRGNKIIEKIEGFLGDTHIEELSIPFTAVAADLTNQREVWFQRGPLMAAIRASIAIPGALTPVEMGGRFLVDGGILNPLPVGPILGVDADLTVAVDLSAADRGRIGGSPVHEEASVSGDQRTWLRRIGFSATDAEPESAEIPAESAEIPAESAEVAKGSRRSARSRIPVRSRRKKPKKPDLRAMDVMLGSFETMQAAISRYHVATNPPDVMVSIPLAAARTLEFHRANELIELGRSKATEALDHAGH
- a CDS encoding ArgP/LysG family DNA-binding transcriptional regulator yields the protein MLTEAEAALGEYAAAELAVTVNADSLATWLRPALVDIADWDAPVALRLTIEDQEHSQELLRAGRVLAAVTSDPTAVQGCSVELLGTLRYLPVATRDFADRWRRGNRLDWARMPVVVFNAKDRLQHQQLTARGIERPAVVHQVPSSSDFCAAVEAGLGWAMLPEPQIADALARGEVVRLGRDRLDVPLYWQRWRLDSPLLDRLTEVVRAAALAGLRP
- a CDS encoding LysR family transcriptional regulator; translation: MELNPGQLAALVAIADEGSFEAAARRLQLTPSAVSQRIRALETAAGRVLVSRTQPCEAHRARGRVGQTGPSDGAFAYRGRSGARGVRSRRTCGDRQRRLAGYLASTCPR
- a CDS encoding LysE/ArgO family amino acid transporter, which codes for MNDLIPGLLTGLALIVAIGAQNAYVLRQGIRRSHVGLVVAICAVSDVVLIVAGVSGIGTIVDRAPTAIEVVRWLGVAFLTWYGLSSLWRARRADALSASGEVVDARRSVALKALALTWLNPHVYLDTVLLLGSVANTHGSPGRWWFAAGACLGSILWFSGLGFGARLLAPVLARPRAWQVLDVLIGIVMLLIALKLAMG
- a CDS encoding aspartate aminotransferase family protein, which translates into the protein MANLTDPARAYELDRAHVFHSWSAQELISPMVVTKAEGSYVWDGEGRKFLDFSSQLVFTNLGHQHPRIVEAIQAQAAQLCTIAPQHANGARSEAARLIASHTPGDLDKVFFTNGGADANEHAIRMARLHTGRQKVLSIYRSYHGGTHLAINVTGDPRRWANDQGDNGTVHFFGPFLYRSAFHATTEAEECQRALEHLEQVIALEGPGTIAAIMLESIPGTAGIMVPPPGYLRGVRELCDRHDIVYIADEVMTGFGRTGKWFGVELDDVVPDLLTFAKGVNSGYVPLGGVAISDKIFRTFAERVYPGGLTYSGHPLACAAAVGAITAMEDEGAVEAAALLGTDVIGPALRDLADKHDRIGEVRGVGAFWAIEFVADRETREPLAPYGGTSPEMNAIVGALKERGVLPFVNFNRIHVVPALNIDHELAREGIAAIDEALTATG